The nucleotide window GAACGGCTGGGCATCGGCCGGCCGTCGACGTACGCGTCGATCATCTCGGTGCTCGCCGACCGCCGCTACGTAGAGCTCAACCAGCGCCGCTTCTTCCCCACCGAGCTCGGCGAGTCCGTCGAGAAGGTGATGGTGAAGCAGTTCCCCGACATCTTCAACGTCGACTTCACCTCCGAGATGGAGCAGGAGCTCGACAAGGTCGAAGACGGAGACCTCGGCTGGCAGAAAGTGCTCAAGAACTTCTGGTCGCCGTTCAACTTGCGGCTGGCCAAAGTAGATGCCCCCTCCCTCATCGCCGAGGCCTACGACCTCTCGACGGTGGCGGATGCGCGCTGTCCGGATTGCGGCGGCAAGCTCGAGCCGCGCGGCGGCTTCTTCGGACCGTTCCTCGCCTGCGAGAATCATCCGAAGACCTGCAAGTACACGCGGCCGATCAAGGGCGAGAAGGCCAAGCCGGTGATGACGGAGCACAAATGTCATCTGTGCAGCGCACCGATGGTCATTCGTCAGGGGCGAAGCGGCCAGTTCCTGGGCTGTAGCACGTTCCCGAAGTGTCGCGGCACGCGCTCCATGCCGACCGGCGTCTTCTGTCCGAAGGACGGCGGCGAGCTGGTGGAGCGTCGCTCGCGCAAGCGCGGCACCGCGTTCTACGCGTGCTCGAATGAGGATTGCGATTTCGTGGCGTGGAACAAGCCCGTCGCCGAGAAGTGTCCTGAGTGCGGATACATCGGCGCCGAGATGAAGTCTACGAAAGCGCGCGGCGATTTCCGGAAGTGTCTCAAGTGCGGTAACGAATGGGACGCGCCGAAGACCGACGAGCCGCTCGAGGATGCCGAGGCGCTCGCGGGGTAGCGCTGTCATCCCGCGCTCCGCTCGGGATGACACGCTTCACCGAAGCGGCTTCGCGCGATCGCCTCGCACGAACAGCATACTGCGCCGTTCTCCACCGTCGATGATCTGCACTACGTTCACCTGGTCGTCGAACAGGTCGCAGAGCAGAGAATCGGCGAGTCGCAGCGCGCGCGGCGAACCGTCGAACGTTCCATCGAAGCAAACAAAGACCACGTCTCCGGTGTGGCGCACGCCGCATGAGCGCAGCGCAAGCTGCCTGCCTGCGGCGTCGGTAATCGCGAGCCCCGCCGCGACATAATCCCCACGTGACAGGCGCCGCTTCGCCGCCGCCGTCACATCGTCGGCGAACGCGCGCACGACCGCGCGCACCGAATGCCGCGCCTCGTCCACGGTGAGCTCCGTCATCGTCGTGTGCAGGGGATGCATGCGCGCGACGAGCATCGCGGCGAACGCGAGGCCGATCACCATGGCGCGCGCTCCACCGCCCACCGCGACGCGATGACGAATACGGCGAGCGAAACGCCGACGACGCGTAATCTCAGCGCAGGCCAGCTCGCTCGATGCGCCCGCAATCGCTCGATCACCGCGTCGCAAATCGCCAGAGCCACAGCCGCCGCGAGCAGCACCACGATCTGTCCGGCCTCGATGCCGACGTTGAAGCCGAACAACGGCAGGGCGACGTGATCCACGAACATCGCGCGGAGATAGGTGGCGAACCCGGCGCCATGCACCAGCCCGAACACGCCCGCGAACAGCGGGCGATATCGCCCGCTCCACGGCGCTCGCGCACGATCGCTCACCAGCATGTTCTCGACGCACGTCGCGACGATCGTGAGTGGAATCAGGAACTCGACGACGTTCGAAGGAAGCGTCAACGCGCCGGTCACCGCCAACGCGAGCGTCACCGAGTGGCCGATCGTGAATGCGGTCACGACCCACAGTGCATCGCGGACGTCGCGCCATCGATAGATGGCCGCGAGCGCGAGGAGAAACAGGATGTGGTCCATCGCCTCGACGTCGACGATGTGCCGGAAGCCGAGCTGCATGAATGTGGCGAGTGTGCTCATCGCGCCGCCTCGGTCGTGTTCGAGACGGCTGCCTCGATCGCCGCGGCGTGGCGCGCGAGCAACGGGTCCTTGGTGCCTTGCCCGAGCGCCATGTGAATCGCCGACAATGCTTCGATATCGCGCCCCTGTTTGTGCAGGGACCACGCGAGCAGATCGTACGCGTAAATGTCGCGGCGGCTTTTCATCTCCTTGCGGATGTTGCGCGATACCAATGAGACGCGCCGGTCGTGATCGAGGAGGAACAAACTCCACGCGCGATGATACGCGCCCGGCTGGTGTGACACCGCCACGTCGAGCGCGCGCGCGAACTCGGCCGCCTTCGCCGTATCGCCCAGTGCGGCGTATGCATCGCTGACGATGCCGAGTGTGGCGGGATCCAGGTTCGACGCGATCGAGGCTTCGCCGAAGTGCGCCGCAGCCCGCCAATTACCCCGCGCCGCCGCAAGACGAGCGAGGCCCGCGAGCACACGATAATCGTTCGGGTTTGCGCGCAAACCGGCCTGATATGCGCTGTCGGCGGCGGCGAACTTCTCGTCGCGCAGCTCGATGTCGCCCGCGCGCAGCCAGAACCACGCGACCTGCTCGCGCGGCATACCAGGGGTGCGCTGTGCGGTCGCGAGGGCATCGCGCATGTATCGCCGCGCGGCCTCGGTGTGGCCACGAATCTCCGCCCATCGCGCCAGGCGTGGCGCGACGGCGAGGCTGTGCTTCGCGCTGTCGAGCGAGGCGAAGCCCACCTTCGCTGAGTCATACGCGCCCAATTCCATCTCGATCTCGGCGACCATGGCGCGAAGTGCGGGCGATGATGGTTCGGAGTCGCGGACACGCTTGGCGACGACGAGCGCTTCGTCGAAACGATGCTGCGCGAGCAAAGCCGACGCCAGCACCTGCCGCGCGGCCGCGTTGTGCGTCGACCGATTCGCCAACGAGTGGCGTGCCGCCTGTTCTGCGAGCACGGCGTCGCGTTGATCGCCCGACTGGCGCGCGCGCTCGAGGTACAGCGCGGAGAGATGCGCGAGATCGGCGGCGCCGCTGGGATCGCGCGCGGCGCGCTCGCGGTAGAACAGGATGTCTGCTTCGAGCACGTCGCGTTCACTCGACGTGGCCGCCTGAATGGTTGGCGGACGAACCTGACGCCGTGACGAACATCCGCTCGCGCCCGCGACGCATGCGATTCCCGCCAGCGTCAGCATCGCGAGAAGCGCCCTCCCGTCACGCCGCGGAGACACGAGGGCGATGATCATTTCGGCGAGGCCAGGTAAGGGAATGTCGTGGAGAACGTGCTGTGCGGGCCGACGTTGTCGGTGCAGAGCGGGAGCGCGCCGGGTTTGCACACGGCCTGGGTCGGATCGAGCAGATCGCTGAACGCGGCCGTCAACGCGGTACCCACGGCGTCGTCGGTGAGCTTGCGACCGCCCCATCCGTTCGCGAGCGCCCACGACAACCAACCGGCGGTCGACGCGGCCTTGTCCGTCTGGATGACGAGCATGTCGGGCAGCAGCACCGCGGCGAGCGTGTTCTGCAATGTGGTCGCCTGCGGGCGGAACTGCGCGATGAAGCCTTTGACGCTTGGCGCGAACGTCGCGACATCGTCGGATGGCCCGATCGCGCCATGGAGCGGGTGATCTCGTTTCGTCAGCAGAACTTCGCTGACCAGCGGATTGCCGAGACGCTGGACTTGATCGAACGTCCGCACGCCGGGCGTGCTGGCCGGCGCGGTCGTACCGTTGTCGTCGCCGCACGCGGCGCCGGCGAGCGCCAAGCCTGCGCAGATGAGGCCAAGGCGACGGCCGAATCGGGCGATATTTACAAACATGAATGAGTACCCTGGAATGAGTTCGGTGGCGTCAACGGCTGATCGTGCCCCACACGCCGAGCTTGGCGTTGCCGCCGGCGGTGAGCGTCGACGCCGGGAGCTCGATGACGATCGAGAGCACGTTGAATCCCTTCACGAAGTCCACCGCGGCCGTGGCGGAACGGAACGTCGTGGCGCTCGGCGAGTCTGGAATGGACGAGAGCGGCCCGGTCGATGGCTTGCGATCCGGCAGCACGCGGAAAAACTGCTCGAGATCGATGAAGAACGGATCCTCGCGTGCGCCGGCGAACACCTGCATGCCGTTCGGCCCGGTCAGCACGGTGTTGACCTTGCCGGTGACGACCGGGGTCGACGTCGAGATGGTGTTGCCCATCGAGCCAACGACGTCCGGCGCAACCGGACCGCGTACTTCGACGGTTTGATTCGCGCCGGTGCCGCTGAACGTCACCTGAATGACACGATCTTCCTTCGCGTCGCCGGTGTTGTCGATCTTGAACTGATACAGCAGGTTCGGATCGAAGCTTGTATTCGGCGTTTGTGCCGGCGTCAGAAACGCCCAGCTGTTCATGACCAGGACGACGCTGTTCGTGCTCGCGCCGGGGAACGCATAGACGTCCGTCATGTCCATCGACGGATTGAGCTCGACCAACGGATTGTCCTGGTGATCGGATGCGCGCGCGACACCGATGCCGGTGATGCCGGTGGCGACGAGCGCGCCCGCGACGATCAACGCAGCGATCGTCCGCCGGGGTGTAACGAGGGTGCGGAAACGCATAAGGGCTCTCGTGACTGAAAGGTCAGCACACGACGAGCCCTCGTTGGCCGCATCCGCATGCACCCGGCACTCGGCCGAGTGCTGCTGTTACGCCCGCGCCGGGCGATCGGATTTAC belongs to Gemmatimonadaceae bacterium and includes:
- a CDS encoding DUF6702 family protein; amino-acid sequence: MVIGLAFAAMLVARMHPLHTTMTELTVDEARHSVRAVVRAFADDVTAAAKRRLSRGDYVAAGLAITDAAGRQLALRSCGVRHTGDVVFVCFDGTFDGSPRALRLADSLLCDLFDDQVNVVQIIDGGERRSMLFVRGDRAKPLR
- a CDS encoding HupE/UreJ family protein → MSTLATFMQLGFRHIVDVEAMDHILFLLALAAIYRWRDVRDALWVVTAFTIGHSVTLALAVTGALTLPSNVVEFLIPLTIVATCVENMLVSDRARAPWSGRYRPLFAGVFGLVHGAGFATYLRAMFVDHVALPLFGFNVGIEAGQIVVLLAAAVALAICDAVIERLRAHRASWPALRLRVVGVSLAVFVIASRWAVERAPW
- a CDS encoding tetratricopeptide repeat protein, whose translation is MIIALVSPRRDGRALLAMLTLAGIACVAGASGCSSRRQVRPPTIQAATSSERDVLEADILFYRERAARDPSGAADLAHLSALYLERARQSGDQRDAVLAEQAARHSLANRSTHNAAARQVLASALLAQHRFDEALVVAKRVRDSEPSSPALRAMVAEIEMELGAYDSAKVGFASLDSAKHSLAVAPRLARWAEIRGHTEAARRYMRDALATAQRTPGMPREQVAWFWLRAGDIELRDEKFAAADSAYQAGLRANPNDYRVLAGLARLAAARGNWRAAAHFGEASIASNLDPATLGIVSDAYAALGDTAKAAEFARALDVAVSHQPGAYHRAWSLFLLDHDRRVSLVSRNIRKEMKSRRDIYAYDLLAWSLHKQGRDIEALSAIHMALGQGTKDPLLARHAAAIEAAVSNTTEAAR
- a CDS encoding DUF4331 family protein — its product is MFVNIARFGRRLGLICAGLALAGAACGDDNGTTAPASTPGVRTFDQVQRLGNPLVSEVLLTKRDHPLHGAIGPSDDVATFAPSVKGFIAQFRPQATTLQNTLAAVLLPDMLVIQTDKAASTAGWLSWALANGWGGRKLTDDAVGTALTAAFSDLLDPTQAVCKPGALPLCTDNVGPHSTFSTTFPYLASPK
- a CDS encoding DUF4331 family protein; the encoded protein is MRFRTLVTPRRTIAALIVAGALVATGITGIGVARASDHQDNPLVELNPSMDMTDVYAFPGASTNSVVLVMNSWAFLTPAQTPNTSFDPNLLYQFKIDNTGDAKEDRVIQVTFSGTGANQTVEVRGPVAPDVVGSMGNTISTSTPVVTGKVNTVLTGPNGMQVFAGAREDPFFIDLEQFFRVLPDRKPSTGPLSSIPDSPSATTFRSATAAVDFVKGFNVLSIVIELPASTLTAGGNAKLGVWGTISR